The following coding sequences are from one Kushneria phosphatilytica window:
- a CDS encoding (R)-mandelonitrile lyase, giving the protein MKTNHLMAALALTLAAGLAHAGNMQISHLQDRDTVVGRADLFTGHALIDPLFDGNDVRQTTGGEVTFAPGARSNWHTHPAGQTLVVTDGRGWIQEEGGEKHVIRAGDVIWTPPGVKHWHGAMATHSMTHIAIQKQVDGSAVEWLEPVSDEEYRH; this is encoded by the coding sequence ATGAAAACCAACCACCTGATGGCCGCATTGGCCCTGACCCTGGCCGCGGGCCTTGCCCACGCGGGAAACATGCAGATCAGCCATCTCCAGGATCGGGATACGGTCGTGGGACGTGCCGATCTGTTCACCGGCCACGCGCTGATCGACCCGCTCTTCGATGGCAATGATGTCCGCCAGACCACCGGCGGCGAAGTCACTTTCGCGCCGGGGGCGCGCTCCAACTGGCACACCCATCCGGCAGGACAAACCCTCGTCGTTACCGACGGCAGGGGCTGGATTCAGGAAGAAGGCGGTGAGAAGCACGTGATCCGGGCAGGCGATGTGATCTGGACACCACCGGGCGTCAAACACTGGCACGGCGCTATGGCCACGCATTCGATGACACACATCGCCATCCAGAAACAGGTCGATGGCAGCGCCGTCGAGTGGCTGGAGCCGGTCAGTGATGAAGAGTATCGACACTGA
- a CDS encoding LysR family transcriptional regulator, whose product MLRENMTGLVAFATVAKAGTFTRAAAQLGVSQSALSHTVRDLETRLGIKVLARTTRKVAPTVEGQRLLDRVVPMLEELESELWSIIDTRDKPAGNFRITTTDYAANTIVWPKLRPVLKQYPDIHVEVVTDYQLTDIVESQFDAGIRLGEQVSEGMIAVRVGPDFAMRAVASPEYFRTHGRPGTPQELTRHHCINLRLPTHGGLYAWEFEKDGHEIRVRVQGQLTFNTAEPILTAAIDGYGIGYVPDGMAAEAIAAGKLETVLEAWCPPFTGYFLYYPHRRQSSPAFSILVNALSQV is encoded by the coding sequence ATGCTCAGAGAGAACATGACCGGTCTGGTGGCCTTCGCCACTGTCGCCAAGGCAGGCACCTTCACAAGGGCCGCGGCACAGCTGGGCGTGTCTCAATCGGCGCTCAGTCATACGGTTCGGGATCTCGAGACGCGTCTGGGCATCAAGGTGCTGGCCCGAACAACCCGCAAGGTGGCCCCCACGGTAGAGGGACAGCGGCTGCTGGATCGGGTGGTGCCGATGCTTGAGGAGCTGGAGAGTGAACTGTGGTCGATCATCGATACCCGCGACAAGCCGGCCGGCAATTTCCGCATCACCACCACGGACTATGCCGCCAACACCATCGTTTGGCCCAAACTGCGCCCGGTGCTCAAGCAGTACCCGGATATCCATGTCGAGGTCGTGACGGACTATCAGCTCACCGATATTGTCGAATCGCAGTTCGATGCCGGTATCCGCCTGGGTGAACAGGTCAGCGAGGGCATGATCGCAGTGCGCGTGGGGCCGGATTTCGCCATGCGCGCCGTCGCCTCACCGGAGTATTTTCGCACTCATGGCCGACCCGGCACGCCACAGGAACTGACCCGGCATCACTGTATCAACCTCAGACTGCCAACCCACGGCGGACTCTATGCCTGGGAGTTCGAGAAGGACGGCCACGAGATTCGGGTCAGGGTACAAGGGCAACTGACATTCAATACCGCCGAACCGATACTTACCGCGGCCATTGATGGCTACGGTATCGGCTATGTCCCTGATGGCATGGCGGCGGAAGCCATCGCTGCCGGGAAGCTCGAAACGGTGCTGGAAGCCTGGTGCCCGCCATTTACCGGCTATTTCCTCTACTACCCTCATCGCCGGCAGTCCTCCCCGGCATTCTCGATTCTCGTTAACGCCCTGAGCCAGGTGTAA